The following DNA comes from Rosa rugosa chromosome 5, drRosRugo1.1, whole genome shotgun sequence.
AAACGCTGATTccatttttaaaaaattttatttgaggatgatgcacctggattaagagtaaaaaacaaacaagcatTGAGTTTCGTACTTTGCAAAGTATGAGGACAAACTTTACAATTTGGATTCAGTTGGGTGAAGACATGGGAAGTATATTctttgtctaataatacaggtcattccacttaataaatgtattatttttccttcatttataggtaaaaaaaattgatttattttataatgatatttgattcatgattgaattgccaaatagaaaaaagaaaaaagaaaaagaaacatatttataggggagggtagttagggtaatttataaaaaaaattgaattaaagtaatagaaaattagaaggggtgtgtgaatagaaaaaaatggtgtgtgaatagcaccaccctattttttatatatttttttattttttcgtgTGGACAAAGACcaattattaatttcttttttggcagAGTAATTAAAAACTCGCACGTTGGAACATTATAGCTCCTAAAGGGCAAGATTCCTGAGGCCCAAAATTTGTAATTTAGGCCTACAAGCGGACGACCCGTAAAAAGTAAGAAAATTTTTAATTGCATGTAAACCAGCTATTTAACTTTTCATCAGTTACAGTGTTACACGTCCTTCGCGTGAAATTGCATAAACTTTCATACAATCTTGTTCTGTTCATAATCATCTTGTTGCATACGAGGTGTGTGACATTTCATTACTTTAGTTCATACTGGTTGACAAAATCTTCAACTAATAATATCAATACTAGACAATAATTGAGATGTCGAAAGAAACTAAAGATAAGAATGTGAAAAGAAACCATATTAGTAAACTCAAAAAAAGAAGATCTGTAAACCTTATGAGCAAACAGCAGCAACCCACGGACCCCATTTATCAAATCTAGTGAAAGTGAACCCCATTTACCAAATCAAGTGAATTTACGAGAAACCTAGAAGATGTGACTTAATAGAACTTTACAGATCAACAAACCAAGAAACTCCCACTCAGATTACTAGATTACCGTTTGCACAAAAATATCTAAATAGATGCTTGGTTTTTATCAGAAAAATACGAATGACAGCCCAATGGCTAAATTTAGTCATAAATTAATATTAGTGCCTGCCGGTCCATGTTCAAAGGCCTAGGCTAATAAATGGACCGCACTCTATATTTAATGTATAAAATTATTATAACACTCTAGTGGTGTTCTGGTGTTCACCCGGTTAATTGTTAACCAAATAAATTGTACTCAACTACCGTTGGATGTAAATTCAATGatagaaaacaaaacaatttaacttaataacaatttaaccacgtggtgtggtgtgttaaCACGAGGGTTCGAGCGTCTGCGGTACAGTGATTAGTCTGGCAAAGATGAGATACACTGCATGAGGGTGCGTGTGtggttctattgacgtcttccccctaaaaaataaaaataaaaaataattctCTCCACCATTGAATTTATAGGTCGAGCATAATTTTATTTGTTCAGCAACTACCTCGATCAACATTATTGTATGACACTcaaggccggccctgagggtTGCCCAGtgaggcggctgcctcaggCCACCGACTGCCGGAGGCCTCTGAATGTGCTGAGACTTCGTAGGTTCGAATCCCTTTAGCGTGAATCCCTAgctgtttatttttctttattttttcttttgacgTCTTCTATAATGTGAAATTCAAGTGAggccacaatttttttttttttttttttttttacctcaggCCTGTACAATCTAAGGACCGGCTCGTCAGCATTTTATCATCTTCCATTCTCAGTCTTCTATATATATGTGCCACAGCCAAGCTCCTTAACTCAAACAACTCTGAACTACTGAGAGTCTCAAACCTTCATAATTCCATTTCTCATATCGCAGAAGAAGTTGATCCTTTTCTCCCTACTTCAGCAGAAACCGAAAACATGATGAAACCTGAAGCATGTGTGTACTCACACTTCACAAAATGCTTCCGAAACACGTGTAATTCTGAATCACACAAATCATCAAACTCAGACAAAGATTCCGATGACGCAGAAACGACGCCGCACGCTCAATCGGAGACGGCAGCAACCGTCCGGAGAAAACCAGGCGGATGGAAAGCCATATCTTTCGTCTTAGGTCTCTCTTTCATTCTCTTCTTAAATTTTAATATCTCTTTGTTCAAGGTTATTATACACAAACATGGTCGACTTCTTTGGGTCTTTCCTCTCTCTACTCCTCCGATATGATCGAGGAAGAGAGGACGGAACCCAGAGACTGACGGTGACCAGGTGGCGAGTAATCATTAGGTAGTTTTGCCGTCACGGTAAATGCACCGGGTGGCTCAGTACGTTACTGACTGATATTTAATTATGAGGTAACAAAAATAGTGACACGTTTCTCTGGTGTTGTGTGCAGCAAACGATACGTTGGAGAGGTTGGCAACGTTTGGATTGTTGGCAAACTTTATGGTCTACTTGACGAGGGAGATGCACTTGGACCAGGTTTCGGCTTCCAACATTATATACATCTGGTCTGGTCTGACCAACTTCGCTCCTCTGCTCGGCGCCTTCGTCTCCGACTCTTATGTCGGTCGGTTTCGTGCCATCGCTTTCGGGTCCTTCTCATTACTTCTGGTAATtgattccttttctctctcatATTTCTATTAATTTCTGTTGGCTTTTAGCTGCAATTTATTGACATGCTAGAGTCTAAGAATTTTAATCGACAGCTGGTTAATTGTCTATCTTGGTTTGAGTGGCCGTGGTTGGTGGTGGTTTTCGCTAGCCACCAGTATAGCACCGGTCACTCTGTTTGTACTGAGATATGGTGATAtcagaaaaatatcttttactGGAACAGCTCTCTCACAGCTCGATCAGTATGGTCCTCTAATATAACTATTTAATTGGTTTCGTACTCGATCTATTTAATTGATCACCAAATTCAAATGATATTATTGGCTTGGACCATCACATGGCAATGCTATGTGGTACTCCGGAACCACTGAATAATTCCTTCTGTATATTATACGTTCAATGAATAAAAAGAAACATATGtctatattatatatatataaaaatttaagTTAATGATTCAACTGCATGATTGACATTGATGCATGGATTGCGACATTGAGTTCTCTTGTGCTACTATATATTATCTTGTGTACGTAAAACCCTAGCTAGATCCTCTGAAAGGATATTGTGTGTTTGatgatttgtgttttttttttttttttttttttttttttttttttttgcttttgaaggGATGTGTTACTATATATTATCTTATTCAACTGCATCTGATGAAGGCATGTGTATTATGACTATTATCCCAAATTCCTGGTTTTCTGGCGTACATGGAATGTGTAACTAACAATAAACCAAAGGTGGGAAAGTTAACTTAACCCTTATTTACCATTCGCAATATATCAATTAATGAGATGCATGTTTCGTTGTCAAATTGAAAATGGCAAGTTTGGCACCTGCATGCTATGAGCTCGAAACAAAATTCCCACCGTGGTTTTCATGTGGGCGCAACCATATTTTGTTCTTGTGGAAGTTGGTCATAGTTCACGGGGTCATATGTGACCATAACCTAATCATACTAGGACTTGCATAATTGCACAATTCCTAAAACTGTCCACAAACACTTTTGGAAGTAAAAAATGGTGTTTTCAAGTTTTGTAGAAGGTTAAAAAGTACCTATAGAAGCGTTTTGCATCAAGTACTTTTTACGAATATAATGCCAAATGACCATCATTTGAGATTTTTCTATCATGTTGAACCATAAATGTAGAATATACGGATAATCGTATAATttagttttggtttttggttgatCCGTTATTTAGGCCAACAATGaaatctttgtttcttttgcttgTTTTTGAACCTTTTGATTCCCTGTGCCTGTGTGAGCATATATCATCTATCACTTACGTCAGTGATGTCACTTTCAACATTTTGAGAAGGTTCACTACAAGGACGCAACGAGTCTTTTTAATTAAGACCTCACTTAATTTTAAGAGGGTtttaagtaaccaaaaaaaTGTCCAACAGGGAATGGCAACACTGACAATGACAGCGTGGTTGCCGAAGCTGCATCCTCCGCCGTGCAGCAGCAACCAGCTGAAATTGGGCCAGTGCCCACCTCCGAGCAAAGCCCAACTGGGCTTCTTaagtttgggcctgggctttcTCTCGGTAGGCACGGGAGGAATTAGGCCCTGCAGCATGCCCTTCGGTGTTGACCAGTTTGACCCGAACACcgaagaaggaaagaaaggaaTCAAAAGCTTCTTCAACTGGTACTACGCCACATTCACAGTTGTGTTGCTGATCACTTCAACTCTGGTGGTCTACATCCAAGACAAGATCAGCTGGACTTTGGGTTTTGGGATACCAACATTGCTCATGTGTGGCTCAATTGTGCTTCTGTTTATTGGAGTAAGGATTTACGTGCATGCTAAGCCACAAGGTAGCATGTTCGCCAGTATTGCTCAGGTTTTTGTTGCTGCTCACAAGAAACGACAACTTAAGCTTCCAGACGACAAACCAATTGATGGAAGCAAATTGTACGATCCTCCGGTGAAGGATTTGCTCATGCAAAAGCTCCCTCTCACTAACCAAATCAGGTGACAAATCTCTGTCTTTCATAGATTTTTGGTCATGATTAATTGATCATTAATTTGCATAGGGTTGGTCACTTTACCAATCAATTCGAAATCATCACTTTTAACAATGATTAGCTAGTTAAGTTCATGGTTGTGAATAACCTTCTAAAAAGAATAAATTAATGGTTGTGAATATAACTCCCAGCTGCTTTATAAGTACTATAAGGGTCATCAAACTCGTTTTTCTTTCTCCAAATGTTTTTGTACTCTTATACAAAAGTCTAAAGTCCATTCTAAACCTCAGTtatttctacaaaaaaaaaaaaaaaaaaaaatctcaaaatgtCTTATTCATAAACTAGCTTTATGCAATTGTAGATTAACTCCTTGAGTCTCCAACCGTTGGAAGCTTTAATATACCAAAAATAAGTAAAGTGACTCTTGAGCTATTAAAATTAAAGTGTTAATTATTATGTCACCCTTATTCATTTTCTTTGGATAGGTTCTTGAACAAGGCCGCTATAATAGTGGACAATGATCTGAAGCCCGATGGCTCTCCAGTTAACAAATGGAGGCTTTGCAGCGTCCAACAAGTTGAAGAACTTAAATGTGTCATAAAAACCATGCCAATATGGGCTTCAGCTATCGTTAGCTTCACCGCCATGTCACAACAAGGAACATTCACTGTATCCCAAGCCCTCAGATTAAACCGCCACCTTGGTCAGAATTTCGAAATACCAGCTGGTTCACTCATTGTCATCTCCTTGCTCACAATAGGAATATTTCTCCCGATCTACGACAGGCTCTTAGTACCCGCTCTTCGAAAAGTTACCAGAGACGAAGGTGGGATCACAGTTCTACAAAGAATCGGAATCGGGATTGTTTTTTCAGTCCTGGCAATGCTCGTAGCTGGTTTCAttgaaaaggaaagaagaaatatGGCTAAATTGCATCCCCATGAACCCGTCTCATTCATTTGGTTGGCTCCACAACTTGGCCTGATGGGTCTTTGTGAGGCATTCAGTGCCATTGGACTGCTGGAATTCTTCAACCGGGAGTTTCCCGACCACATCAGGAGTGTTGGTAATGCACTTCTGTCTTGCTCTTTTGCAGGGTCAAGTTACTTGAGCAGTGTACTGGTCACCGTTGTTCATCGTGTGACCGGAACACACAGCAAGCCAGATTGGTTGACCAACGATATCAATGCCGGCAGATTGGATTTGTTCTATTTCCTCTTGGCAGGGATAGGGTCTCTGAATTTTGTCTACTTCCTTTATTGTGCTCGACGATATCATTATAAGGGCGCTGTACACAAGGAGAATGACAACAACCCTTATGTTAATGTGGAGCTAGGTTCAACCACCACTGCTTGATCCTATTCCTATTAATTTGCATCAATAtgtaatcctatatatatagtttgtaacTCAATGTATGTGGCCGGAATGAATAGGGCGCGGCATGCATGCTCTTTAGGTAACCGATTTTGCAACTCTAGAATGTAATATGGGCTCCCCTTTGCAAATACATGCCATTTTGTAACTATGGTTATCTTAATTTTCTAGCTAGCATTCAAATTTAAGGTTTAGAATAACATTGGTGTTTTCCGAAATATATATGTGGGCATGTGGCATGTCATTAAACAACAAATTTGGAACACATTTTCAAAAAGCTCACATAAAATCGGTCTCCTTCAAATAAAAATCTATACGGCCGGCAACATAGTTGTGTgaagtatgtgaaagatagtgGCAAATAAATAAACACCGAAATTGAGAGACTTTATTTtcggttttgagttttgacagtTTTGGTTCTCTGAACTAGCCAGCTCAATCATGCAAATCGTGCAAGCGCAAACCATGCACAATTCCTTGACAATGATGAGTTCATGTAGCTAGCTAGTGCGGGGTTTGGAATGGTAGGAAAGTAGTCCACTACTGAGATAGATCGATGTATGTTGTTTGGAGGCTTCTCTTTGTTGGTTTGGTGCTTGTGCGAATATATGGCTTAAAATCCGGCATGGGTTGCATCATTTGCATGCGCCTTGTCCATCTTTCTCACGTACTCTGCCTTCCGTATCTGATACGATCGATCatcttttttacttttaagtTTGGCTTCTTGTCTTTGCCACTGCTACGGTAGTGATTCATCCAATATTAGATATTGTGGCCATTTTATCAAACCTGTCAAAGCAATAGTATATTGGTCCATGCCAATAGCAAGGTGAAAGGGATGCGGGCGTCACCTTAAGACAGTGACTTTTGAAATGTGCAAAACTTTTAGTTTGTATTCTTTGAACATGTCTAGTGGAGATGTCAAACTCCCTAACGTTAGATTTATCAACAAATTCTAAAAGTTAACAACTTAACATTGTATTCTTTTAGTTTGTATTCTTAGCTTCATCCAGTGGGTTGGATGTTAACATTGTATATAATGATGATACATCTttataatatataaaaaaaattctaaaagtTAAGGGCATTTTTGAAATAGAACCACTTGAAAATTACTCCAAGATCATAACTTTCTAAATGTACTCAGCAAATTTCTATTTAGACCCAGCAAATTAGTTTTTCATGAAAAGATCGGACACTTATATCCTCTTACGAAATGACAATAATAGTCAtggtaaataaaaataataacaaaagaaaCCATAAAGTTCAAAACTCTTCTTTTCTATTTGTACCCAGCAGTTCACTGTGCTTACGTTGTTTCTTCGAGCAAAAccttaaacccaaatttcacttTCCTTTATAATTGCTTCAAGGGTTTAATACACATGATATTGACAAAGTTGTGACTGCAATTATGATTTCGGAGGAGTCAAATAAGGTTTGTGCATTTTGTTTATCATAGAACCAGAAAAAACGATATAATTTTTAGTGGACTCTATCGCACTTCATTCGGTCAACAAgcaccgaaagaagttagagtATTCGGCAGTTAACAACAGAAGATATAGGAAAATTCGGCAGTTAACCACCGAAATTTGACAAAATTTCGGAGCACAACTACCGAATCTGACTGTTCTGTTCAGGTGACAACCACCATTGGTATAAGTTTCGGTAGACAACCACCGAATGTTATCACTTGTCAAATTCTTTTCCTGTTTTCAATTCCTCTTATCTGAAATACTTAtagcttatttatttatttattattgtaatgtattttttttttttaacagattAAATCTGAGTCTATTGAAAGTGGCAATGGTTGGACTAAATGTGTTTTTGAAACAACAAATCAATTTATAACTAGTGAGGTAAGTAGCTTGTAAACCGTCAAGATGATTAGCTTCGGGTTTCCATTCCAATTTcaataataattttttgtttgtaCAGGTATTCAAAAGTCGGAATGAATTAGTTAACTGGACTCGTGAAGAAGGAAGAAAGTGTGGAATAGTAGTTGTAATCAGGAAGTCTGATGCTCCAGGGAATTGTAGGTTAAAAAGAGGGCGAATAACTTTTGGTTGTGAGAGAGGTGGCTTTTATCAAAAGAATAGTATAGCCTCAGAATGCATGCAAAAGAAGAAGCTTAATGCCAGTCTGAATCCTCAAAAGAAGAAGCGTGATAGGAGTGGTGGTACAAAGAGGTGTGGTTGCCCATTTCGCTTGAAGGGCAAAAATGTTGGCCCTGAGGATGAGTGGACCCTTGAGGTGGTAAATGGGATGCATAACCATCATGCTGCAAAGTATCCTGAAGGGCATTCCTATCTGGGGCGATTAACCAAGGAAGAAAATAATTTGTTGGTTGATATGTCAAAGAACTTGGTAAATCCAAAAGAAATATTATACACTTTGAAGCAAAATGACCCACTCAATTCAAGCACTATGAAGACAATCTACAATGCTCGACATATTCAAAGGGTGGTTGAAAAAGCTGGTAGGTCAGAGATGCAAATATTGCTAAACAATTTGCAGAAATACAATTATGTGGAGTGGCATAGGAGTTATGGTACAGAGAACATTGTGAGTGACTTGTTCTGGACTCATCCTGATAGTGTAAATCTGCTACGTGCATTTCCTTATGTTTTAATAATGGATGCCACATACAAGACAAATAAGTTTCGATATCCATTGTTAGAGATTGTAGGGGTGACATCTACAGAATTAACATTCCATGCTGCATTTGCATACATCCATGccgagaaaaaagaaaattacgtTTGGGCTTTATCTAGATTGAAGAGTGTGATGAATGAAGACTGTCTTCCAAGTGTGATTGTTACTGACAGAGAGCTAGCACTCATGAATGCCATTGGTCGAGTGTTCCCTGCTGCTCAACATTTATTGTGCAGATGGCATATTAATAGGGCAGTGTTGGGAAAATGCAAAAAGCTTGTTGATAACCAAGTGAAGTTTAAAAAGTTGATGCAAGCATGGAACACATTGGTCTTTTCAGATACAATACTTGACTATGAAAGACATTTACATGAGTTCGAGAGAGACTACAAAAAATATGATGATGTACTAACCTATGTGAAAGGCACTTGGCCGGTTGAATGAATATAAGGAAAGATTTGTTGAAGCATGGACGGACAATTATATGCATTTTGGAACGATGACTTCAAACAGGTAATTTTCAAttgatattttttatttgttaataaACTACGTATTGTTTCATATAATTTACTTGAATTTTCATAGACTGTTCATGTGTACTTTTAACTAGGGCGGAAAGTGCTCATTCAAAATTGAAGCGACATTTGATGTCTAGTCTATGCAACTTTGATACATCATGGAAAAAGATTCACGCCTTATTGGTGTTGCAACACACAGAAGTAAAGGCTTCATTTGAGAAAAGTCTTATATTTGTTCGACATGACTTCATGAAGAATGAGTTTAAGGTAATAGTGGGTTTTGTATCACATGCTGCCCTAGATTATATTTTGGGAGAGTCTGAGAGAATCGATGTTATTGGAACTAATGAGAATGCATGTGGTTGTACTTTGAGAAAAACACATGGATTGCCATGTGCACATGAGATGGCAATTTATAAGGAGAATGGCAGTCCTATTCCACTCGATTGTGTTCAtcgtcattggaggaaattagaTTTGTTTCATTCCCCACAAAGTAATGACTCTATAGATATTCCATTGAAGTCACTAGAGGAAAGATTCATGACCTGGTTACATGAAAGGGACGATGACACCAAGAGACAGGTGAAGAGAAAGCTAGAGGAAATTATGAATCCAGGATGTACCCTGCTTACAGAACCACAAGCGAAGATCAACACAAAAGGAAATATATACCTGTAATGGATGATTTTCCTCATTTGAATCAACTGCAGCAGACACCCGATCAGGGTGTTGAACATAGGGATGTGTGATCTTTTGGTACCACGATAAGTATTCTGGAGTGCATTCATATGAAAACTTAACTGGAGTGCTTCGGTTGGCATCTGCTAACACGTGATCTCGCCATCTTTGCCACAATCCATCAAAGTACTCATACACAACCTTGTACGATTTGGAATCAGAAACTCGTCGAACACGAGATGGGGTGTAAGGGTTGCGAGGAATTGTTTGAACTCGACCAAATTGTCTTAGAACCCTATCAGGATAATATGGTTCCACAATATCTAAACACTTAAGCATTCCTGTGTAAAATGTGATTTCCAATAATGGATGAGCCTCCCTATGACCACGATATGGATCCCATATGACCtgagaaattaaaaataaattaggTATAAAAAAAAGAGCAATATTCTAACTATCAATATAGAAATGTCAACATACCTCGTGTGCCTGCATATGATCAAGCTGTTGGCAAAGAGCTTGCACGTAAACTAGTGACAAACCTGCATCTTTTCGAGGTTCCCAACC
Coding sequences within:
- the LOC133713007 gene encoding protein NRT1/ PTR FAMILY 2.13-like, with protein sequence MMKPEACVYSHFTKCFRNTCNSESHKSSNSDKDSDDAETTPHAQSETAATVRRKPGGWKAISFVLANDTLERLATFGLLANFMVYLTREMHLDQVSASNIIYIWSGLTNFAPLLGAFVSDSYVGRFRAIAFGSFSLLLGMATLTMTAWLPKLHPPPCSSNQLKLGQCPPPSKAQLGFLSLGLGFLSVGTGGIRPCSMPFGVDQFDPNTEEGKKGIKSFFNWYYATFTVVLLITSTLVVYIQDKISWTLGFGIPTLLMCGSIVLLFIGVRIYVHAKPQGSMFASIAQVFVAAHKKRQLKLPDDKPIDGSKLYDPPVKDLLMQKLPLTNQIRFLNKAAIIVDNDLKPDGSPVNKWRLCSVQQVEELKCVIKTMPIWASAIVSFTAMSQQGTFTVSQALRLNRHLGQNFEIPAGSLIVISLLTIGIFLPIYDRLLVPALRKVTRDEGGITVLQRIGIGIVFSVLAMLVAGFIEKERRNMAKLHPHEPVSFIWLAPQLGLMGLCEAFSAIGLLEFFNREFPDHIRSVGNALLSCSFAGSSYLSSVLVTVVHRVTGTHSKPDWLTNDINAGRLDLFYFLLAGIGSLNFVYFLYCARRYHYKGAVHKENDNNPYVNVELGSTTTA
- the LOC133709076 gene encoding uncharacterized protein LOC133709076, which translates into the protein MISEESNKIKSESIESGNGWTKCVFETTNQFITSEVFKSRNELVNWTREEGRKCGIVVVIRKSDAPGNCRLKRGRITFGCERGGFYQKNSIASECMQKKKLNASLNPQKKKRDRSGGTKRCGCPFRLKGKNVGPEDEWTLEVVNGMHNHHAAKYPEGHSYLGRLTKEENNLLVDMSKNLVNPKEILYTLKQNDPLNSSTMKTIYNARHIQRVVEKAGRSEMQILLNNLQKYNYVEWHRSYGTENIVSDLFWTHPDSRL
- the LOC133712207 gene encoding serine/threonine-protein phosphatase 7 long form homolog isoform X1, translating into MQAHEVIWDPYRGHREAHPLLEITFYTGMLKCLDIVEPYYPDRVLRQFGRVQTIPRNPYTPSRVRRVSDSKSYKVVYEYFDGLWQRWRDHVLADANRSTPVKFSYECTPEYLSWYQKITHPYVQHPDRVSAAVDSNEENHPLQQGTLDQWHS
- the LOC133712207 gene encoding serine/threonine-protein phosphatase 7 long form homolog isoform X2, whose product is MQAHEVIWDPYRGHREAHPLLEITFYTGMLKCLDIVEPYYPDRVLRQFGRVQTIPRNPYTPSRVRRVSDSKSYKVVYEYFDGLWQRWRDHVLADANRSTPVKFSYECTPEYLSWYQKITHPYVQHPDRVSAAVDSNEENHPLQGTLDQWHS